In Desulfomonilaceae bacterium, one DNA window encodes the following:
- the nuoH gene encoding NADH-quinone oxidoreductase subunit NuoH, which translates to MNEPERSIIILYLILVGVLLTAAGLIWLERRLLGLWQDRYGPNRAGRFGSLQVAADMIKIFTKEDWIPPFADKPVFVIAPAIIVVTTLLSFAVIPFAPGIEIVNLNIGLLFFLAMSSLSVYSVALAGWASDNKYSLLGGLRAAAQMLGYEVFMGLALAGVIMLAGSFNLREIVEAQRKVWFFIPQFPGLIIFVIAGLAETRRIPFDLPEAENELIAGFHTEYSGMKFGMFFVGEYMGVTLISALIATLFFGGWLGPLLPPLCWMIIKTFVFICGFILVRASLPRLRYDQLLSFGWKLMLPLALLNVVVTGAIIVAAS; encoded by the coding sequence ATGAACGAACCAGAACGATCAATTATAATTTTGTACTTAATACTAGTCGGAGTCCTGCTTACAGCCGCGGGATTGATCTGGCTCGAACGACGACTGCTGGGACTGTGGCAGGATCGTTATGGCCCGAACCGGGCTGGTCGATTTGGGTCGTTACAGGTTGCGGCCGACATGATCAAAATATTCACAAAGGAGGACTGGATTCCACCCTTTGCGGACAAACCTGTTTTTGTAATAGCCCCTGCGATTATAGTTGTAACAACGCTCCTATCCTTTGCAGTCATCCCGTTTGCTCCAGGCATAGAGATTGTGAACCTGAATATCGGGCTTTTGTTCTTTCTTGCGATGTCGTCGTTAAGTGTTTACAGCGTGGCATTGGCGGGATGGGCTTCGGACAACAAATATTCATTGCTCGGCGGTTTAAGGGCCGCTGCGCAGATGCTCGGCTACGAAGTATTCATGGGCCTGGCGCTCGCCGGAGTCATCATGCTCGCAGGTTCTTTTAACCTTCGTGAAATAGTGGAAGCGCAGCGTAAAGTCTGGTTTTTTATCCCCCAATTTCCTGGATTGATCATCTTTGTAATCGCAGGACTTGCGGAAACCAGACGAATTCCGTTCGACCTTCCTGAGGCCGAAAATGAGCTTATAGCCGGCTTTCACACTGAATATTCCGGAATGAAGTTTGGCATGTTTTTTGTCGGGGAATACATGGGAGTCACCCTAATCAGCGCCCTGATAGCCACACTTTTCTTCGGTGGTTGGCTAGGACCTTTGTTGCCGCCTCTATGTTGGATGATAATCAAGACTTTTGTCTTCATCTGTGGCTTTATACTCGTTAGAGCGTCGCTACCTAGGCTCAGGTACGATCAGTTGCTTTCGTTTGGCTGGAAGTTGATGCTTCCTCTCGCGCTCCTCAATGTGGTGGTAACCGGGGCCATTATTGTCGCGGCAAGTTGA
- the nuoI gene encoding NADH-quinone oxidoreductase subunit NuoI — MLSLIKGIWIVLKHSIRKRETILYPEEKPSLYPRWRGRIILSRDPDGEERCVACYLCAAACPVDCIALQATQDEHGRRYPEFFRINFSRCIFCGFCEEACPTYAIQLTNDFEMGEYYRRNFVYEKEHLLISGPGKYPGYNFYRVAGVSVGGKDKGEAENEEPPVDIHSLTL, encoded by the coding sequence ATGCTTAGTTTAATCAAGGGAATCTGGATAGTCCTCAAACACTCAATCAGAAAAAGAGAGACGATTCTCTACCCTGAAGAAAAGCCTAGTCTGTATCCCAGATGGAGAGGCAGAATCATACTGTCGCGTGATCCGGATGGAGAGGAACGGTGTGTCGCCTGTTATCTTTGCGCCGCCGCATGTCCGGTAGATTGCATTGCCCTACAGGCTACACAGGATGAACATGGAAGACGTTATCCAGAATTTTTCCGAATCAATTTTTCACGTTGCATTTTCTGTGGGTTCTGTGAAGAAGCCTGCCCTACTTATGCGATCCAGCTAACAAACGATTTTGAAATGGGAGAATACTACCGGCGCAATTTCGTGTATGAGAAAGAACATCTTTTAATAAGCGGCCCGGGGAAATATCCTGGCTACAATTTCTACAGAGTCGCGGGCGTTTCTGTTGGCGGCAAGGACAAGGGCGAGGCTGAAAATGAAGAACCGCCAGTGGATATTCACAGTTTGACGCTCTAG
- the nuoJ gene encoding NADH-quinone oxidoreductase subunit J — translation MNSVFYVSALVAILSTVLVITRLNVVHALLYLIVSFFSVALIFFALGAPFVAALEIIIYAGAIMVLFVFVIMMLNLGPRSREQERLRLEPKMWIGPSLLAGVLFSELIYLIVYTGEAAISPSVEITPKQVGIALFGPYAIGVELASMLLLAGLVGAYHLGARRTRNSSSITGDRT, via the coding sequence ATGAACAGCGTTTTTTATGTATCCGCTTTAGTCGCGATCTTGTCTACCGTATTGGTAATTACACGGCTAAACGTAGTGCATGCTCTCTTGTATCTAATAGTTTCCTTTTTTTCTGTGGCGTTAATCTTTTTTGCCCTTGGAGCGCCGTTCGTGGCAGCCCTGGAGATTATCATTTACGCTGGAGCGATCATGGTGCTTTTCGTATTTGTGATCATGATGCTTAACCTTGGCCCTAGATCAAGAGAACAGGAAAGGCTGCGGCTGGAGCCCAAAATGTGGATAGGGCCGTCTCTGCTTGCAGGTGTCCTCTTTTCGGAATTGATATACTTGATAGTCTATACAGGTGAAGCGGCCATTTCCCCTTCGGTAGAAATTACACCCAAGCAGGTCGGTATAGCTCTTTTCGGTCCTTACGCTATCGGCGTTGAACTCGCATCCATGCTGCTTCTTGCCGGTTTGGTCGGCGCTTACCACCTCGGCGCCAGACGAACCCGAAATTCATCGTCAATAACAGGAGATAGAACATGA
- the nuoK gene encoding NADH-quinone oxidoreductase subunit NuoK: MTAAVPMEHALIVAAALFALGLVGVLIRRNLIFMLMSVEIMLNAAGLAFVAAGSRWGQTDGQVMFIFILSMAAAEVAVGLALAIQFYHRFKTLDTDEARKARG, from the coding sequence ATGACAGCGGCAGTGCCGATGGAACATGCTCTGATCGTCGCTGCCGCCCTTTTCGCGTTAGGTCTTGTGGGGGTTCTTATCCGCAGAAACCTGATCTTCATGCTCATGTCCGTCGAAATAATGCTGAACGCCGCTGGTCTGGCTTTTGTGGCGGCTGGTTCAAGATGGGGACAGACTGATGGACAGGTAATGTTCATTTTTATTCTATCCATGGCAGCGGCCGAGGTTGCCGTGGGCCTGGCGCTGGCGATTCAGTTTTATCATCGTTTCAAGACATTGGACACAGACGAGGCAAGAAAGGCACGAGGGTAG
- the nuoL gene encoding NADH-quinone oxidoreductase subunit L, producing the protein MLHLLWLIPALPILGFLILALAGSRLSRHSQSLVGVGSVGGAAALSSAISISFIVFPPPDYQYDQTLWNWISIGNFSPTIGFHLDALSVCMILVVTIIGFLIHLYSVEYMADDEGFSRFFAYMNLFVASMLVLTLADNLLLLYLGWEGVGLCSFLLIGFWYKEPDNIKAATKAFVMTRIGDTSMAIGLFLLFNSLGTLQIQELSIRATQAWAVGSTMPMLAAALLLGGALGKSAQLPLQTWLPDAMAGPTPVSALIHAATMVTAGVYLIARMNVFFTLAPGVQSAVAIIGLATLLLAGFSALTQTDIKRVLAYSTISQIGYMFLGLGVGAWSAAIFHFVTHACFKALLFLAAGSIILASGHEQNMFKLGGVRRKLPVTFWTFLIGASSLASIPLVTDGFYSKDMILSQVWSSSTGGFWLWLGGVVGALLTALYAFRMVFVTCFGAPKTPLKQRSSNVIHIPLIILAILSIVIGFVELPHNIGNLHLFSDFLSSALPSFHVDKFVAGSELVLEIIAGVACLLGVLISYVFYFKHPKYPERFFGGRVSQKIHSLWQSGWGFDWIYDTVFVSPFTRITRLNRNDFIDSFYALVSFMTTALHNGLSLTQTGRLRQYALGISIGAVLILWMLVWL; encoded by the coding sequence ATGCTACATCTTTTGTGGCTGATTCCGGCGTTACCGATTCTGGGATTCCTAATCCTGGCCCTTGCGGGTTCGAGACTGTCACGACACAGTCAATCCCTGGTGGGTGTCGGGTCAGTCGGGGGCGCAGCGGCTCTAAGCTCAGCCATTTCGATAAGTTTCATAGTGTTTCCTCCTCCCGATTACCAATATGATCAAACGCTCTGGAACTGGATAAGTATAGGCAATTTCTCGCCGACAATCGGATTCCATTTAGACGCTCTGTCTGTATGCATGATCCTAGTGGTTACAATAATCGGCTTTCTGATTCATCTTTATTCCGTGGAATACATGGCCGATGATGAAGGATTTAGCCGCTTTTTCGCTTATATGAACCTCTTCGTGGCCTCAATGCTGGTTTTGACGCTGGCGGACAATCTTCTCCTACTTTATCTGGGATGGGAAGGTGTGGGGTTGTGCAGCTTTTTACTCATTGGTTTCTGGTACAAGGAACCGGATAATATAAAAGCCGCCACCAAAGCTTTTGTCATGACACGAATCGGGGACACGTCAATGGCGATCGGGTTGTTCCTTCTGTTTAATAGCTTGGGGACCCTGCAAATTCAGGAGTTGAGTATAAGAGCGACTCAGGCATGGGCTGTCGGCTCCACTATGCCAATGCTTGCAGCGGCTTTGCTTCTAGGCGGGGCTCTTGGGAAATCCGCTCAGCTTCCGCTTCAAACCTGGTTGCCTGACGCCATGGCGGGACCAACGCCGGTAAGCGCTCTTATACACGCCGCTACGATGGTCACTGCGGGGGTATACCTGATAGCCCGGATGAACGTTTTCTTTACCCTCGCGCCGGGGGTACAGTCAGCCGTAGCCATTATCGGCTTGGCTACTTTGCTCCTCGCAGGGTTCAGCGCCTTGACCCAGACTGACATCAAACGGGTTCTGGCATACTCCACTATAAGCCAGATCGGTTACATGTTTCTGGGCCTAGGGGTAGGAGCCTGGTCCGCCGCAATTTTTCACTTCGTCACACACGCCTGTTTTAAGGCTCTTTTGTTCCTGGCCGCCGGTTCAATTATTCTGGCGTCAGGACATGAACAGAATATGTTCAAGCTTGGGGGAGTTCGAAGAAAATTACCCGTTACTTTCTGGACTTTTTTGATTGGAGCGTCATCGTTAGCTTCAATACCGCTTGTTACTGATGGTTTTTACAGCAAGGACATGATTCTGTCGCAGGTTTGGTCCTCGTCCACTGGTGGTTTCTGGCTGTGGCTGGGAGGAGTCGTCGGCGCCTTGCTCACTGCTCTCTACGCCTTTCGCATGGTTTTTGTGACCTGTTTTGGCGCCCCCAAAACACCGTTAAAACAGCGTTCAAGTAATGTAATCCATATTCCTTTGATAATTCTGGCTATATTATCCATAGTGATTGGTTTTGTCGAACTGCCTCACAACATCGGCAATCTTCACTTGTTCTCTGATTTCCTGAGTTCCGCTTTGCCGTCTTTCCACGTTGACAAATTTGTCGCCGGCAGTGAACTTGTTCTGGAAATCATTGCTGGAGTCGCTTGTTTGCTGGGTGTTCTTATTTCCTACGTATTTTACTTTAAACATCCTAAGTATCCGGAAAGGTTTTTTGGAGGCCGTGTGTCCCAAAAAATCCATTCCTTATGGCAATCAGGCTGGGGATTCGACTGGATCTATGACACTGTTTTTGTTAGCCCTTTTACACGAATCACGAGACTGAACCGTAATGATTTTATCGATTCTTTTTATGCGCTTGTCTCTTTCATGACAACAGCGCTGCACAACGGGCTGAGCCTCACACAAACGGGCAGGCTGAGACAGTACGCTCTGGGGATATCAATAGGAGCTGTTTTGATCCTGTGGATGCTGGTGTGGCTATGA
- the nuoM gene encoding NADH-quinone oxidoreductase subunit M, whose translation MDAGVAMTLVWLIIIPFIAGIVSWVSARRKPVWARWISLSALFAQMLIIISLWIGHSLKLDSGHNTVWIASVDWNWVPQLGIGFRLAMDGLSLLMVALTSLLGIAAVICSWTEIKDGVGFFHFNLMSCLAGIVGVFLAMDLILFYFFWEVMLVPMYFLIGIWGHENRIYASIKFFIFTQAGGLLMLIAILGLYFLHGSSAGVYTFNYFDLLGTPLSSWSSMFLMLGFFAAFAVKLPVVPFHTWLPDAHTEAPTAGSVILAGLLLKTGAYGLIRFILPLFPAAAHTLAPVAMTLGVIGIIYGALLAFAQTDLKRLVAYSSVSHLGFVLLGVFAFNELALQGAVMQMICHGISTGALFIIVGALQERIGSRDLNRMGGLWASIPRISAVGLVFALASLGLPGLGNFVGEFLVLVGVYRVSPWMTIPAAMGLVLAVIYSLRIVGKAFYGPSDDSRIIQDLWPREALLMAGMILAILWLGLFPQGVLNTAEPALKAIQERAGSMSYNSGQSAVYFDVLTHAQTSHLVTGIQRSGQYR comes from the coding sequence GTGGATGCTGGTGTGGCTATGACACTTGTTTGGCTTATCATAATTCCCTTCATCGCAGGCATAGTCTCATGGGTTTCGGCCCGAAGAAAACCTGTATGGGCTCGCTGGATTTCTCTGTCAGCTCTTTTTGCGCAAATGTTGATTATTATCTCTTTGTGGATTGGTCACTCACTCAAACTGGATTCTGGTCATAACACAGTTTGGATAGCATCCGTAGATTGGAATTGGGTACCTCAATTGGGGATCGGTTTCCGGCTCGCTATGGACGGATTAAGCCTGTTGATGGTAGCCCTGACATCTCTGCTTGGGATTGCCGCCGTTATTTGTTCCTGGACTGAGATTAAGGATGGTGTTGGGTTCTTCCATTTTAACCTCATGTCTTGCCTGGCCGGTATAGTCGGAGTTTTTCTGGCCATGGATCTGATCCTGTTTTACTTTTTCTGGGAAGTGATGTTGGTCCCGATGTATTTTCTGATTGGAATCTGGGGCCACGAAAACAGGATCTACGCCTCAATCAAGTTTTTCATATTTACGCAGGCGGGTGGCCTGTTGATGCTGATCGCCATACTCGGTTTGTATTTTCTCCACGGGAGTAGCGCTGGCGTATATACTTTTAATTATTTTGACCTGTTAGGAACTCCCCTGTCGTCATGGTCATCCATGTTTTTAATGCTGGGCTTTTTTGCAGCCTTCGCTGTTAAACTCCCTGTTGTGCCTTTTCACACCTGGTTGCCTGACGCTCATACAGAAGCCCCAACTGCCGGAAGTGTCATTCTTGCGGGTTTGTTGTTGAAAACAGGAGCTTATGGGCTGATACGGTTCATATTGCCGTTGTTTCCCGCGGCGGCTCACACCTTGGCTCCCGTAGCCATGACATTGGGAGTGATTGGAATAATTTATGGCGCATTGCTGGCTTTTGCTCAAACAGATCTCAAGAGACTTGTCGCTTACAGTAGTGTTAGCCATCTTGGGTTTGTGCTACTGGGTGTATTCGCGTTCAACGAGTTGGCTTTGCAGGGCGCTGTAATGCAGATGATCTGTCATGGAATAAGTACCGGGGCGCTATTCATAATCGTTGGAGCGCTTCAGGAAAGGATAGGCTCTCGTGATCTAAATCGGATGGGGGGACTGTGGGCGTCGATTCCACGCATAAGCGCTGTTGGGCTGGTTTTCGCTCTAGCTTCTCTCGGTCTTCCTGGACTTGGTAATTTTGTGGGAGAGTTTCTCGTTCTGGTGGGCGTTTACAGGGTGAGCCCGTGGATGACGATTCCTGCCGCAATGGGCCTCGTTCTGGCGGTTATTTACTCATTAAGAATTGTGGGAAAGGCATTCTATGGTCCTTCGGATGATAGCCGCATAATTCAGGATCTTTGGCCTAGGGAGGCTTTGCTCATGGCAGGCATGATCCTGGCAATTCTGTGGTTGGGGCTATTTCCTCAGGGAGTTTTAAACACCGCTGAACCTGCTCTGAAAGCGATCCAGGAAAGAGCCGGTTCGATGTCGTACAACTCCGGGCAATCTGCTGTTTATTTCGATGTCTTGACACATGCTCAAACATCACACCTTGTCACTGGGATCCAAAGGAGCGGGCAATACAGATGA
- a CDS encoding NADH-quinone oxidoreductase subunit N: protein MTIADLFPLLPLLLISSVVVLNLFAIAFYRNHILTAVLTSAGLLGACVSTLAVYSFAPLQVTRLIIIDGYSIFYMALIFGAGFVVTLLSYRYLELLEENPEEYYVLLLLGALGSAVIVASSHFASFFLGLEILSVSLYALIAYNRNGPLGIEAGIKYLVLAATSDAFLLFGIALIYADTGFLDFAQIAQVAGSGHAGLIIPGTGLLIVGLGFKLSLVPFHMWTPDVYEGAPAPITGFLASVSKGAVFALMLRYFTRVDIHTNNSLVLVFTVIAVASMFGGNLLALMQNHVKRVLAYSSIAHFGYLLTAFLASGSLAVTATSYYLVAYFVTILGAFGVITSLSSARGEPDFLASYRGLFWTRPLLGGVFAAMLLSLAGIPLTAGFVGKFYVLAAGIGSHLWFLVVCLIMSSVIGLFYYLRIISVMFSKVTEDSRDTGLSDVSGLAAAGLALTMLTLLLVWLGVYPSTLIELIQKMMSSFV from the coding sequence ATGACAATCGCTGATCTGTTCCCATTATTGCCTCTACTGCTGATATCTAGCGTCGTGGTATTAAATTTGTTTGCCATAGCATTTTACAGGAATCATATCCTGACGGCAGTATTAACCAGCGCAGGGTTGCTCGGGGCTTGCGTATCAACTTTAGCGGTTTATTCATTTGCCCCCCTTCAAGTAACACGTCTGATCATCATCGACGGTTATTCTATTTTCTATATGGCGCTTATTTTTGGCGCAGGCTTTGTGGTGACTCTGCTGTCTTATCGTTACCTGGAACTCTTGGAGGAAAATCCAGAGGAATATTACGTTCTTTTATTGTTAGGCGCTCTAGGTTCCGCCGTAATAGTTGCGAGCAGCCATTTTGCTTCTTTTTTCCTGGGCCTGGAAATCCTCAGTGTTTCGCTGTATGCGCTCATTGCTTACAACCGCAATGGTCCTTTGGGGATAGAGGCGGGCATCAAGTATCTGGTGTTGGCCGCTACATCTGATGCCTTTCTGCTTTTTGGAATCGCTCTGATATATGCTGATACCGGTTTCCTGGATTTCGCCCAGATTGCTCAAGTGGCGGGGTCGGGACATGCTGGGTTAATAATTCCCGGAACTGGACTTCTGATCGTGGGGCTAGGATTTAAGCTATCATTAGTCCCATTTCACATGTGGACACCCGATGTTTATGAGGGGGCTCCTGCGCCAATTACCGGCTTTCTCGCTTCTGTATCCAAGGGAGCGGTTTTTGCGCTCATGCTGCGTTACTTCACTAGGGTAGATATTCACACCAACAATTCTCTGGTTCTGGTATTTACCGTTATTGCGGTAGCTTCCATGTTCGGGGGAAATCTGCTTGCCCTCATGCAAAATCATGTGAAGAGAGTGTTGGCCTATTCATCGATTGCGCATTTCGGTTATTTGCTCACCGCCTTTCTGGCAAGCGGCAGCCTTGCTGTTACTGCCACGAGCTATTATCTAGTCGCCTATTTTGTAACCATCCTTGGGGCATTCGGTGTAATAACCTCGCTATCAAGCGCTCGAGGTGAACCTGATTTTCTAGCCTCTTATAGAGGCCTGTTTTGGACTCGCCCTCTCTTGGGAGGAGTTTTTGCCGCCATGCTGTTGTCGTTGGCCGGCATTCCGTTGACTGCCGGGTTTGTGGGTAAGTTCTACGTTCTGGCCGCGGGGATTGGTTCGCATTTATGGTTCTTGGTCGTATGTCTCATAATGAGTAGCGTAATAGGATTGTTTTATTACCTACGAATCATTTCCGTTATGTTTTCCAAGGTTACGGAAGATTCCAGGGACACCGGGCTCTCAGACGTGTCTGGACTTGCGGCTGCCGGTTTGGCGTTGACCATGCTAACGCTATTACTCGTCTGGTTGGGAGTCTATCCCTCTACTCTCATAGAATTGATTCAGAAAATGATGTCAAGCTTTGTCTGA
- a CDS encoding TspO/MBR family protein — translation MSKTKQITGLVVSLGLVFLVGWLGVIVTQRSLGVWYTSLIKPSWTPSGATIGLIWTIFYASMAIAAWSVWLCGGLIKQRRPLGFYAFQLLLNAGWTFLFFDLRCPGLALVEIIILWIAILVTLISFCRVSRFAAGLMGPYLIWVTIAAGLNAMIWRLN, via the coding sequence ATGAGCAAAACCAAACAGATAACAGGACTTGTAGTAAGCTTGGGACTGGTCTTTTTGGTGGGTTGGCTGGGGGTGATTGTTACCCAAAGGTCTCTCGGCGTTTGGTACACTTCCCTGATCAAACCATCCTGGACTCCTTCCGGGGCCACCATAGGGTTGATATGGACAATCTTCTACGCCTCGATGGCAATTGCCGCCTGGTCTGTCTGGTTATGTGGCGGTCTGATTAAACAGCGACGTCCGCTCGGGTTCTATGCCTTTCAACTGCTTTTGAACGCGGGTTGGACGTTTTTGTTCTTTGATCTGCGATGCCCGGGTCTTGCTCTTGTCGAAATCATTATCTTATGGATAGCAATTCTTGTCACATTGATAAGTTTCTGTAGAGTATCTCGGTTTGCGGCCGGATTGATGGGGCCCTATTTGATTTGGGTAACCATTGCGGCCGGCCTCAACGCAATGATTTGGCGACTAAACTGA
- a CDS encoding CoA transferase, with amino-acid sequence MSGPLEGVRVVEISMFQQGPVAGMRLGDLGADVIKVEPKTGDPGRSFMRIIGAMVGLRGRNYYFEHCNRNKRSIVLDMRTSEGMEVFLNLIDKADVFLNNMSIPAPERMGIGPETLLARNPRLIYAHASGWGRKGPDSDDYSFDYTGIARSGLMMACGENGAPPTQILPGIGDEVGALACAWGITAALYAREKTGKGQVVDTSLMGSVISSLGLIMAAPAILNSEFPREVRAKAGNPIYNHYRCQDDQWIALAHLQPDRYWPKVCKALGLEELIEDQKFNTIEARSNNARTLVSIFDERFSTRPRSEWMDALISEGCICTPVQTPTEVSNDPQALANDYFVYSDHPEYGKTKMVGFPWDFSDTPASCRLPAPELGEHSEQILSDLGYNTAEIDDLRKKGVI; translated from the coding sequence ATGAGTGGACCTCTAGAAGGTGTTCGTGTGGTGGAAATATCAATGTTTCAACAGGGCCCGGTGGCGGGTATGCGGCTAGGTGATCTTGGCGCCGATGTCATCAAGGTAGAGCCCAAAACAGGAGATCCGGGTAGAAGTTTCATGAGGATCATCGGGGCAATGGTAGGACTGAGGGGTCGTAATTACTACTTTGAGCACTGCAACCGGAACAAGAGAAGCATTGTTTTGGACATGAGGACCTCAGAAGGAATGGAAGTGTTCCTAAATCTCATAGATAAAGCGGATGTTTTCCTTAATAACATGAGCATTCCGGCGCCGGAAAGAATGGGGATCGGACCGGAAACGCTCCTGGCTCGCAATCCGAGACTTATCTACGCCCATGCGTCTGGTTGGGGGCGAAAGGGCCCTGACTCAGATGACTATTCATTCGATTATACTGGAATTGCCCGTTCCGGTCTGATGATGGCATGTGGAGAAAACGGAGCGCCTCCAACTCAAATTCTGCCCGGAATCGGGGACGAAGTCGGCGCCTTGGCCTGCGCTTGGGGCATCACCGCAGCGCTTTACGCGAGAGAAAAAACCGGAAAAGGGCAAGTGGTGGACACATCTTTGATGGGAAGCGTCATTTCGTCGCTTGGTCTCATAATGGCCGCTCCAGCAATCTTGAATAGTGAGTTTCCTAGAGAAGTTAGGGCAAAAGCGGGAAACCCAATATACAACCACTATCGATGCCAGGATGATCAGTGGATCGCTCTTGCGCACCTCCAACCAGACAGGTATTGGCCAAAGGTCTGCAAAGCCCTTGGTTTGGAAGAGCTAATTGAGGATCAAAAATTCAACACAATAGAGGCGCGAAGTAACAACGCCAGGACTTTAGTCTCGATTTTTGACGAAAGATTCTCAACCAGGCCCAGGAGTGAGTGGATGGACGCCCTAATAAGTGAGGGCTGTATTTGCACACCTGTGCAGACACCGACGGAAGTTTCAAACGATCCCCAGGCGTTAGCCAACGATTATTTTGTGTATTCAGATCATCCTGAATACGGCAAAACCAAAATGGTCGGTTTCCCTTGGGATTTCAGCGATACGCCCGCTTCCTGCAGATTGCCGGCCCCTGAACTCGGGGAGCACTCGGAGCAAATTCTCTCGGATCTCGGTTACAATACCGCTGAAATTGATGATTTGAGAAAAAAAGGAGTGATATAG
- a CDS encoding NAD(P)/FAD-dependent oxidoreductase translates to MTPKSEYDAVIVGSGPNGLAAAITLARRKVSVLVVEAKETAGGGARTQELTLPGFRHDVCSAIHPLALASPFFRSVDLSCHGLEWIHPPVPLAHPLDDQGSVLLDRSVDATAEGLGNDAERYLNLFARLVKDWEKLVQDLLKPLGLPSHPLTLLNFGPQAMRSATGLAKGCFKSNRARALFAGNAAHSILPLEHWSSAAFGLMLPTLGHAVGWPIARGGSQAIADALVSYLESLGGSVKVGTNVSRVNDLPKARAILFDVSPRQLAQINGLQFPPAYRQRLEFHQYGPGVFKIDWALSAPIPWKDPACYLAGTLHVGGTLDEIASAEREVWSGGIPERPFVFLSQPSLFDSDRAPDGMQTAWAYCHVPNGCPADMTDRIEAQIERFAPGFHDVIMAKHVMAPADMELYNPNYIGGDIAGGSQSFEQIFLRPLGQWRAYATPMNGIYICSSSMPPGGGVHGMCGYLAAKRALRDLF, encoded by the coding sequence ATGACTCCTAAATCGGAGTACGACGCCGTCATTGTGGGATCGGGCCCAAATGGCCTGGCAGCGGCCATAACTTTAGCCAGGCGCAAAGTTTCCGTCTTGGTAGTTGAAGCAAAGGAAACCGCCGGCGGAGGCGCACGCACGCAAGAGTTAACTCTTCCGGGTTTCAGGCACGACGTGTGTTCAGCGATCCATCCTTTGGCCCTTGCATCCCCGTTCTTTCGAAGTGTGGACCTATCATGCCACGGTCTAGAGTGGATTCATCCGCCTGTGCCACTTGCTCATCCGCTTGATGACCAGGGATCTGTCCTGCTTGATAGGTCGGTTGACGCGACCGCTGAAGGGCTCGGCAATGACGCGGAACGGTATCTCAATCTTTTTGCCCGTCTTGTGAAAGACTGGGAGAAACTGGTTCAGGACCTGTTAAAACCTCTGGGGCTACCGAGCCATCCATTAACGCTATTGAACTTTGGCCCTCAAGCAATGCGGTCCGCAACAGGATTGGCCAAAGGGTGTTTTAAATCGAACAGGGCCAGGGCTCTGTTTGCCGGGAACGCTGCTCACTCGATTCTACCTTTGGAGCATTGGTCCAGCGCAGCATTCGGTTTGATGCTGCCTACCTTGGGGCACGCTGTTGGATGGCCCATAGCCAGGGGTGGTTCCCAGGCTATTGCTGACGCCCTTGTTTCGTATCTGGAGTCTTTGGGAGGGTCTGTTAAGGTTGGGACAAATGTTTCCCGGGTCAACGATCTTCCCAAAGCGAGAGCCATTCTATTCGATGTGTCGCCGAGACAACTAGCCCAGATAAACGGTCTTCAATTTCCGCCCGCGTATCGACAACGACTGGAGTTTCATCAATATGGACCGGGAGTTTTTAAAATCGATTGGGCGCTAAGCGCCCCCATTCCATGGAAAGATCCAGCCTGTTATCTGGCCGGCACGCTACATGTCGGGGGAACTTTGGATGAGATTGCGAGCGCTGAGCGTGAGGTTTGGAGCGGCGGAATTCCGGAAAGACCCTTTGTGTTTCTGTCACAACCGAGCCTGTTTGACTCAGACCGCGCGCCAGACGGTATGCAAACAGCGTGGGCCTATTGTCACGTTCCTAATGGATGTCCCGCAGACATGACGGATCGAATCGAGGCTCAGATCGAACGATTTGCGCCGGGTTTTCACGATGTCATCATGGCGAAACATGTAATGGCGCCAGCCGATATGGAGTTATACAATCCAAACTACATCGGAGGTGATATTGCAGGCGGCTCACAGAGCTTCGAGCAAATTTTTTTACGCCCGCTGGGACAGTGGCGAGCCTACGCCACCCCTATGAATGGTATTTATATCTGTTCATCGTCAATGCCTCCAGGTGGGGGAGTGCATGGAATGTGCGGGTATCTGGCCGCCAAACGAGCGCTCCGTGACCTTTTTTGA